A DNA window from Solanum lycopersicum chromosome 3, SLM_r2.1 contains the following coding sequences:
- the LOC101258037 gene encoding uncharacterized protein isoform X2 encodes MRSDSGSGFPSSVRISGLNTTGKGGPAFVGQVFSMCDLSGTGLMAVSTHFDIPFLSKRTPEWLKKMFAAVTKSERNGPVFRFFMDLGDAVSYVKKLNIPSGVVGACRLDLAYEHFKEKPHLFQFVPNEKQVKEANKLLKAMQQSDGRKKVDGVPVFSAQNLDIAIATTDGIKWYTPYFFNKNMLDNILEESVDQHFHSLIQTRHMQRRRDVFDDNLAADVIEEMGDSMWEPPEVQDALDEVGPPAIPLSVISKAAEIQLLHAVDKVLLGNRWLRKATGIQPKFPYMVDSFEKRSAASFQRACRISGFVNNSPLEANNNQLQCIGTSAVEGADNVSNKKRLGLDIRLPFGGWLSPAWSKGQKQQMMEDKREVHPSPLLPKITMVGISMGEGGQVSKTTLKKTMEDLTKELEYTDQKSSSGNNVDEITFEERDPLFVANVGDYHSSAAKGGSTRWVRGGTF; translated from the exons ATGCGTTCGGATTCCGGGTCGGGTTTTCCATCGTCGGTAAGGATTTCTGGGCTCAACACCACCGGAAAAGGTGGACCAGCGTTTGTTGGTCAGGTTTTTAGCATGTGTGACCTTTCCGGAACCGGTCTTATGGCTGTATCTACCCATTTTGACATACCCTTTCTCTCCAAAAG GACTCCAGAATGGCTGAAGAAAATGTTTGCAGCAGTTACTAAGAGCGAAAGAAATGGTCCAGTATTTCGTTTTTTTATGGATCTCGGTGATGCAG tTTCTTATGTTAAAAAGCTGAATATTCCTAGTGGAGTGGTGGGTGCATGCCGTCTTGATTTAGCATATGAACATTTTAAG GAAAAACCACACCTGTTCCAATTTGTTCCGAATGAGAAACAG GTCAAGGAAGCCAACAAACTGCTTAAGGCTATGCAGCAGTCTGATGGAAGGAAAAAGGTGGACGGTGTTCCTGTTTTCAGTGCTCAGAACTTAGATATTGCTATAGCAACTACAGATGGtataaaatg GTATACTCCTTATTTCTTTAACAAAAACATGTTAGATAACATTCTTGAAGAATCTGTTGACCAACATTTCCATTCACTGATTCAAACAAGACACATGCAACGTCGAAGGGATGTTTTTGATGACAACTTGGCTGCCGATGTAATTGAAGAGATGGGAGATAGTATGTGGGAGCCTCCTGAG GTGCAAGATGCACTCGATGAAGTGGGTCCACCAGCGATACCTTTGAGTGTCATATCAAAGGCTGCTGAAATTCAGCTTTTACATGCTGTCGATAAGGTTCTTCTAGGGAACAGGTGGTTGCGGAAAGCAACAGGAATTCAACCCAAGTTCCCTTACATGGTTGACTCGTTTGAAAAGAG GAGCGCAGCGTCTTTCCAGAGAGCATGTAGGATTTCGGGGTTTGTTAACAATTCTCCGTTGGAGGCTAATAATAACCAACTACAGTGCATTGGCACCTCAGCAGTCGAGGGAGCTGATAATGTCTCCAATAAGAAACGATTAGGGCTGGATATCCGACTCCCTTTTGGGGGCTGGTTGAGTCCTGCATGGAGTAAAGGACAGAAGCAGCAGATGATGGAAGATAAAAG AGAGGTACATCCATCACCTCTTCTTCCGAAGATTACTATGGTTGGTATCTCAATGGGTGAGGGTGGACAGGTGAGCAAAACCACTTTGAAGAAGACAATGGAGGATTTGACGAAAGAACTGGAATATACAGATCAGAAAAGCTCATCTGGGAATAATGTTGATGAAATAACATTTGAGGAGAGGGATCCTTTATTCGTAGCTAACGTTGGTGACTATCATTCTAGTGCAGCAAAGGGAGGTTCAACTCGATGGGTTCGAGGAGGAACCTTTTAA
- the LOC101258037 gene encoding uncharacterized protein isoform X1, which yields MRSDSGSGFPSSVRISGLNTTGKGGPAFVGQVFSMCDLSGTGLMAVSTHFDIPFLSKRTPEWLKKMFAAVTKSERNGPVFRFFMDLGDAVSYVKKLNIPSGVVGACRLDLAYEHFKEKPHLFQFVPNEKQVKEANKLLKAMQQSDGRKKVDGVPVFSAQNLDIAIATTDGIKWYTPYFFNKNMLDNILEESVDQHFHSLIQTRHMQRRRDVFDDNLAADVIEEMGDSMWEPPEVQDALDEVGPPAIPLSVISKAAEIQLLHAVDKVLLGNRWLRKATGIQPKFPYMVDSFEKRSAASFQRACRISGFVNNSPLEANNNQLQCIGTSAVEGADNVSNKKRLGLDIRLPFGGWLSPAWSKGQKQQMMEDKREYREVHPSPLLPKITMVGISMGEGGQVSKTTLKKTMEDLTKELEYTDQKSSSGNNVDEITFEERDPLFVANVGDYHSSAAKGGSTRWVRGGTF from the exons ATGCGTTCGGATTCCGGGTCGGGTTTTCCATCGTCGGTAAGGATTTCTGGGCTCAACACCACCGGAAAAGGTGGACCAGCGTTTGTTGGTCAGGTTTTTAGCATGTGTGACCTTTCCGGAACCGGTCTTATGGCTGTATCTACCCATTTTGACATACCCTTTCTCTCCAAAAG GACTCCAGAATGGCTGAAGAAAATGTTTGCAGCAGTTACTAAGAGCGAAAGAAATGGTCCAGTATTTCGTTTTTTTATGGATCTCGGTGATGCAG tTTCTTATGTTAAAAAGCTGAATATTCCTAGTGGAGTGGTGGGTGCATGCCGTCTTGATTTAGCATATGAACATTTTAAG GAAAAACCACACCTGTTCCAATTTGTTCCGAATGAGAAACAG GTCAAGGAAGCCAACAAACTGCTTAAGGCTATGCAGCAGTCTGATGGAAGGAAAAAGGTGGACGGTGTTCCTGTTTTCAGTGCTCAGAACTTAGATATTGCTATAGCAACTACAGATGGtataaaatg GTATACTCCTTATTTCTTTAACAAAAACATGTTAGATAACATTCTTGAAGAATCTGTTGACCAACATTTCCATTCACTGATTCAAACAAGACACATGCAACGTCGAAGGGATGTTTTTGATGACAACTTGGCTGCCGATGTAATTGAAGAGATGGGAGATAGTATGTGGGAGCCTCCTGAG GTGCAAGATGCACTCGATGAAGTGGGTCCACCAGCGATACCTTTGAGTGTCATATCAAAGGCTGCTGAAATTCAGCTTTTACATGCTGTCGATAAGGTTCTTCTAGGGAACAGGTGGTTGCGGAAAGCAACAGGAATTCAACCCAAGTTCCCTTACATGGTTGACTCGTTTGAAAAGAG GAGCGCAGCGTCTTTCCAGAGAGCATGTAGGATTTCGGGGTTTGTTAACAATTCTCCGTTGGAGGCTAATAATAACCAACTACAGTGCATTGGCACCTCAGCAGTCGAGGGAGCTGATAATGTCTCCAATAAGAAACGATTAGGGCTGGATATCCGACTCCCTTTTGGGGGCTGGTTGAGTCCTGCATGGAGTAAAGGACAGAAGCAGCAGATGATGGAAGATAAAAG GGAATACAGAGAGGTACATCCATCACCTCTTCTTCCGAAGATTACTATGGTTGGTATCTCAATGGGTGAGGGTGGACAGGTGAGCAAAACCACTTTGAAGAAGACAATGGAGGATTTGACGAAAGAACTGGAATATACAGATCAGAAAAGCTCATCTGGGAATAATGTTGATGAAATAACATTTGAGGAGAGGGATCCTTTATTCGTAGCTAACGTTGGTGACTATCATTCTAGTGCAGCAAAGGGAGGTTCAACTCGATGGGTTCGAGGAGGAACCTTTTAA
- the LOC104646114 gene encoding probable WRKY transcription factor 27 produces the protein MEDNDWDLSAVVRSCNIIINKPTNVTASENDSYTFEKTLDFSVGREKKSNDQVVITNQNQEMYLHPTQPNQFSEENILPSLPTTVTTGVPTTTTTTTPQESIYVHQQLEKSNDQVIIMNQNKNPMMYLEPQFRQQIFLPPLPTTTTPEESVNQQQLVVHDQVYPNITMPVQNSMIRTFKRRDQSPRVFNEVLQEELTDDKWAWQKYGQKSIKGSPFPRNYFKCSASNCKATKIIEKSPKNEKYFLVSYSDVHNHDPPPSRRSLALYNNISKRRLPKSINIVPKALKLNASSSSSSSSSSSKRAKRVKVDASSTAPKPEIKKNNEMVDDVVENKGDIIEEEEITYDKIFMDFENSNKLYI, from the exons atggagGATAATGATTGGGATTTAAGTGCTGTAGTAAGGAgttgtaatattattattaataagcCTACCAATGTTACTGCTTCTGAAAATGACTCGTATACTTTTGAGAAAACATTAGATTTTTCAGTTGGTCGCgagaaaaaatcaaatgatCAGGTCGTAATCACAAACCAAAACCAAGAGATGTATTTACATCCAACTCAACCAAATCAATTTAGTGAAGAAAACATTCTTCCTTCATTACCAACAACAGTGACGACGGGTGTGCCAACAACGACTACAACTACAACACCACAAGAGTCGATTTATGTACATCAACAACTTGAAAAATCAAATGACCAGGTTATAATTATGAATCAAAATAAGAATCCAATGATGTACTTAGAACCACAATTTAGGCAACAAATCTTTCTTCCCCCCttaccaacaacaacaacaccagaAGAATCAGTAAATCAGCAACAACTTGTGGTACATGATCAAGTTTATCCTAACATCACTATGCCCGTGCAGAATTCTATGATCAGAACCTTTAAAAG AAGAGATCAGTCACCAAGAGTTTTCAATGAAGTGTTGCAAGAGGAACTCACAGATGATAAATGGGCGTGGCAAAAGTATGGTCAGAAGTCAATCAAAggttctccatttccaag GAACTACTTTAAATGCAGTGCATCAAACTGCaaagcaacaaaaataattgagaaaaGCCCAAAGAATGAGAAGTATTTTTTGGTGTCCTATTCTGATGTACACAACCATGATCCTCCTCCATCTCGTAggtctcttgctttatacaacaaTATTTCCAAACGCAGACTTccaaaaagtataaatattgtGCCAAAGGCGTTAAAATTGAAcgcatcatcgtcatcgtcatcgtcatcgtcatcgtccaAACGTGCTAAGCGTGTCAAAGTTGATGCCTCTTCAACTGCACCTAAACctgaaattaagaaaaataatgaaatggtTGATGATGTTGTGGAGAACAAAGGTGATATAATTGAAGAGGAGGAGATTACATATGacaaaattttcatggattttGAAAACTCCAACAAGTTATACATctag